In uncultured Cohaesibacter sp., a genomic segment contains:
- a CDS encoding TraR/DksA family transcriptional regulator, with product MPISPKTAMALLEGRRIEIRALNDLSKEARAIVALDQQSVGRLSRMDALQGQAMAEATQRRRVLELQKIEQAIKRLDSGDFGYCVECDEKIPLERLEIDPTATLCVTCAAKKEKSGK from the coding sequence ATGCCCATTTCGCCCAAAACAGCGATGGCGTTACTGGAAGGCCGGCGTATCGAAATCAGGGCATTGAACGATCTGTCAAAAGAGGCGCGCGCCATCGTGGCGCTGGATCAGCAGAGCGTCGGACGCCTTTCCCGGATGGATGCCCTGCAGGGACAGGCCATGGCCGAGGCAACCCAGAGGCGCCGCGTTCTGGAACTTCAGAAAATAGAACAGGCCATCAAGCGCCTCGATAGCGGAGACTTTGGCTATTGCGTCGAGTGCGACGAGAAGATCCCCCTGGAGCGACTGGAAATAGACCCGACCGCGACTCTCTGTGTCACCTGCGCCGCCAAAAAGGAAAAGTCAGGGAAATGA
- a CDS encoding L,D-transpeptidase — MLAQGSLIISTLKTILKSPAKKTAAIGAVLMTLAGTAPGHATSDNAVQIRIDLSKQQMFVSVNGWRKYTWPISSARDGFNTPEGLYRPVRMYEDYRSKEYNNASMPYSIFFYRGYAIHGTTAIKSLGQPASHGCVRLHPDNAKELYELVELNGKDNTRVFITE, encoded by the coding sequence ATGCTGGCTCAGGGCAGTTTGATTATTTCTACACTCAAGACGATCCTCAAATCGCCTGCAAAAAAGACCGCAGCCATCGGCGCGGTATTGATGACCCTCGCAGGGACAGCCCCCGGCCATGCCACTTCCGATAACGCGGTGCAGATCAGGATCGACCTGTCCAAGCAGCAGATGTTCGTTTCCGTCAACGGCTGGCGCAAATACACCTGGCCAATCTCTTCGGCCCGTGACGGCTTCAACACGCCGGAAGGTCTCTATCGCCCGGTGCGGATGTATGAGGACTACCGGTCCAAGGAATACAACAACGCCTCGATGCCCTATTCCATCTTCTTCTATCGTGGCTATGCAATCCACGGCACGACAGCCATCAAATCTCTCGGACAGCCCGCCTCACACGGCTGCGTACGCCTGCATCCGGACAACGCCAAGGAGCTTTACGAACTGGTGGAGCTGAACGGCAAGGACAACACCCGCGTCTTCATCACGGAATAA
- a CDS encoding tetratricopeptide repeat protein has product MSESDFIREVDEEMRHEQIKKLWDKFGPYVIGFALLVVLGTAADKGYEYWRQTQAAKSGDAFIQALQLSDEGKKDEAIAALEAIKADGTGGYPVLAEMRIASEKAAQGDTDEAIALFKDAASNADLPAVIQSLARIRANALMLDQGKADEVINELTALMDNDGFRHSARELVMLAYLEKKDYAKAMPIAERISQDAETPPELRQRAQVYVNYIRSQYEEPAAAGKDAKETAQ; this is encoded by the coding sequence ATGTCTGAGTCCGATTTTATTCGTGAAGTCGATGAAGAAATGCGCCACGAGCAAATCAAGAAACTCTGGGACAAGTTTGGCCCATATGTAATTGGCTTCGCTCTTTTGGTCGTTTTGGGAACTGCCGCGGACAAAGGCTACGAATATTGGCGCCAGACACAGGCTGCCAAGTCGGGTGATGCGTTCATTCAGGCGCTGCAACTGTCGGACGAAGGCAAGAAGGACGAAGCCATAGCGGCTCTGGAAGCCATCAAGGCAGACGGCACCGGAGGCTATCCTGTTCTTGCTGAAATGCGGATCGCTTCCGAGAAGGCTGCGCAGGGCGATACGGACGAGGCTATTGCCCTGTTCAAGGACGCCGCCAGCAATGCCGATCTTCCTGCTGTCATTCAGAGCCTTGCTCGAATTCGCGCCAACGCGCTGATGCTGGATCAGGGCAAGGCCGACGAGGTCATCAACGAACTCACCGCCCTGATGGACAATGACGGCTTCCGTCATTCGGCTCGGGAGCTGGTGATGCTGGCCTATCTGGAGAAGAAGGATTACGCCAAGGCGATGCCGATTGCCGAGCGCATTTCGCAGGATGCGGAAACGCCGCCGGAATTGCGTCAGCGTGCGCAGGTCTATGTGAACTACATCCGCTCGCAGTATGAAGAGCCTGCAGCGGCTGGCAAAGACGCCAAGGAGACTGCTCAATGA
- a CDS encoding DUF2000 domain-containing protein produces the protein MLSDLRLAIVINPDMPVGLIANTASAIAIGLGARQPLLAGRSLADQAGRSVDVSSCLPVPILQATQETMAALLLKALGSHDDAGAVVPFPAFARSMHDYADYEKAFPDRDLSDELIDGLGLVGRTKWIRSLTGSLKLLR, from the coding sequence ATGTTAAGTGATCTTCGCCTTGCCATTGTCATCAACCCGGATATGCCCGTTGGTCTTATCGCCAACACGGCCAGCGCCATTGCCATTGGTCTTGGCGCGAGGCAGCCATTGCTGGCCGGGCGCAGTCTTGCCGATCAGGCTGGGCGTTCGGTCGATGTCAGCTCATGTTTGCCGGTTCCCATATTGCAGGCAACGCAGGAGACGATGGCAGCCTTGTTGCTCAAGGCGCTGGGGAGCCACGATGATGCCGGGGCTGTGGTGCCGTTTCCGGCGTTTGCCCGTTCGATGCATGACTATGCCGACTATGAAAAGGCCTTCCCGGACAGGGATCTTTCTGACGAGTTGATTGATGGTCTGGGGCTGGTTGGGCGAACGAAGTGGATTCGCTCGCTGACAGGATCGCTCAAGCTTCTGAGGTAG
- a CDS encoding NnrU family protein: MIMLCVGLALFLAIHLVPQNVPLKEGFISRIGVTGYRMMHGVVALVAIALIYVGYFASKGTLILWYPPIWTRHLAATLMLFAVVFLFAAMFKGKIKQKLTSPLSIAIKTWAFAHLLANGELSDVILFGFFLLYAVSYRISLKRRIRAGLVTVPDGSMMGDLYAVGLGLAFYCAMIFGVHQWAFGVSPLF; the protein is encoded by the coding sequence ATGATAATGCTTTGCGTCGGGTTGGCTCTTTTTCTCGCCATCCATCTGGTTCCCCAGAATGTGCCGCTCAAGGAAGGTTTCATCAGCCGGATTGGGGTGACGGGCTATCGCATGATGCATGGCGTGGTTGCGCTTGTCGCCATTGCGCTGATCTACGTCGGCTATTTCGCTTCCAAGGGCACCCTCATTCTCTGGTATCCGCCGATCTGGACAAGGCATCTGGCGGCGACACTGATGCTGTTTGCTGTGGTCTTTCTGTTTGCCGCGATGTTCAAGGGCAAGATCAAGCAGAAGCTGACTTCTCCTCTCTCCATTGCCATCAAGACCTGGGCCTTTGCGCATCTGCTGGCCAATGGCGAATTGTCCGACGTGATCCTGTTCGGCTTTTTCCTGCTGTATGCTGTCAGCTACCGCATTTCGCTCAAGCGCCGGATCCGGGCTGGGCTGGTGACGGTTCCTGACGGGAGCATGATGGGCGATCTCTATGCTGTCGGTCTCGGGCTTGCCTTCTATTGCGCCATGATCTTTGGTGTTCACCAGTGGGCGTTTGGGGTCAGTCCGCTGTTTTGA
- a CDS encoding 3-deoxy-7-phosphoheptulonate synthase class II, with product MSKTWTPDSWRSKPIQQVPDYPDAEAVKAVEGTLATYPPLVFAGEARKLRKQLARVAEGEGFLLQGGDCAEAFVEHHPDNIRDFFRVFLQMAAVLTFAAASPVVKVGRIAGQFAKPRSSPTETVDGVELPSYRGDIINDTEFTAQSRIPDPQRMVMAYRQSAATLNLLRAFAQGGYANLDHVQQWTMDFLKDSPQGPRYRELAERITEALSFMRACGVDPSTTESLRSTDFYTSHEALLLGYEQAFTRVDSTTGMHYATSGHMLWIGDRTRQLDHAHVEFFRGIENPIGLKCGPSMTPDELLRLIDVLNPENEAGRLTLITRFGADKVFDHLPGLVKAVKREGYKVLWSCDPMHGNVVKAANGYKTRPFERILKEVESFFAVHRSEGTYPGGIHVEMTGKNVTECTGGAHAISEDDLSDRYHTVCDPRLNADQALELAFLIADNIKKDRASRQASAIAAY from the coding sequence ATGAGCAAGACCTGGACACCGGACAGCTGGCGATCAAAACCGATCCAGCAGGTTCCGGATTATCCCGATGCCGAAGCAGTCAAGGCTGTTGAAGGCACGCTTGCCACGTATCCGCCTTTGGTTTTTGCTGGCGAGGCGCGCAAGCTGCGCAAGCAGTTGGCGCGAGTTGCTGAGGGTGAAGGCTTCCTGCTTCAGGGCGGCGATTGTGCTGAAGCGTTCGTGGAGCATCATCCTGACAATATTCGCGATTTCTTCCGTGTGTTCCTGCAAATGGCAGCCGTGCTGACCTTTGCCGCCGCTTCGCCGGTGGTCAAGGTTGGCCGTATTGCTGGTCAGTTCGCCAAGCCGCGTTCCTCGCCGACAGAGACTGTTGACGGTGTGGAACTGCCAAGCTATCGCGGCGACATCATCAACGATACAGAGTTTACGGCTCAGTCGCGCATTCCGGATCCGCAGCGCATGGTCATGGCCTATCGCCAGTCTGCCGCCACGCTGAATCTTCTGCGGGCTTTCGCGCAGGGTGGTTATGCCAATCTTGATCACGTGCAGCAGTGGACGATGGATTTCCTCAAGGACAGCCCGCAAGGCCCTCGCTATCGTGAACTGGCTGAACGGATCACGGAAGCCTTGTCCTTCATGCGTGCCTGCGGTGTGGATCCATCCACGACCGAATCTCTGCGCTCAACGGATTTCTACACCAGCCATGAAGCCTTGTTGCTCGGCTATGAACAGGCCTTCACCCGCGTTGATTCAACAACCGGCATGCATTACGCCACATCCGGCCATATGCTCTGGATCGGTGACCGGACGCGCCAGCTTGATCATGCCCATGTGGAGTTCTTCCGCGGCATCGAGAATCCGATCGGCCTCAAGTGCGGCCCGAGCATGACGCCAGACGAACTGTTGCGCCTGATCGACGTGCTCAATCCGGAGAATGAAGCAGGTCGCCTGACGCTGATCACCCGTTTCGGGGCAGACAAGGTGTTTGATCACCTGCCGGGGCTGGTCAAGGCCGTCAAGCGGGAAGGCTACAAGGTGCTGTGGTCTTGCGATCCGATGCATGGCAACGTGGTCAAGGCCGCCAATGGCTACAAGACCCGTCCGTTCGAACGGATCCTCAAGGAAGTGGAGAGCTTCTTTGCGGTTCATCGGTCCGAAGGCACCTATCCGGGTGGTATCCATGTGGAAATGACCGGCAAGAATGTCACCGAATGCACAGGTGGCGCCCATGCCATTTCCGAGGATGACCTGTCCGATCGCTATCATACGGTCTGCGATCCGCGGCTCAATGCCGATCAGGCGCTTGAGCTGGCGTTCCTCATCGCCGACAATATCAAGAAGGACCGCGCCAGCCGTCAGGCAAGCGCCATTGCGGCCTACTAG
- a CDS encoding NAD+ synthase, translating to MTERLVFSLAQLNPLLGDIAGNAEKARAAHKVATEQGADCLVLSELFISGYPPEDLVLKPAFQQACREQVEKLAEITEGDAPAILIGSPWGDGERLYNAVCLLDNGEVQAVRYKADLPNYGVFDEKRVFAAGPMPGPINLRGVAVGVPICEDIWDLEVCECLAETGAEMLVVPNGSPFNLDKWEVRQQVALQRVIETELPLVYLNQVGGQDELVFDGASFALNGDRSLAMQMVGFEEDQKVLVAERIDGKWKLSGPIEPVMDRDASAWSACMLGLRDYVNKNRFPGVVLGLSGGIDSAICAALAVDALGAERVHCVMLPYRYTSEASLKDAADCAKALGARYDIVDIVKPVEGFASALSGLFEGTSEGVTEENLQSRARGTILMAISNKFGHMVVTTGNKSEMSVGYATLYGDMNGGFNPIKDLYKMAVYHLAEWRNANKPDGAMGPAGEVIPANIISKAPTAELRENQTDQDSLPEYPVLDDILECLVEKEMSIDEIAERGHDAALVRRIEHLLYIAEYKRRQSAPGVKLSEKNFGRDRRYPITNGFRDRG from the coding sequence GTGACCGAAAGACTTGTTTTCAGCCTTGCTCAACTCAATCCCCTGCTGGGGGATATTGCGGGTAACGCCGAAAAGGCCCGCGCAGCGCACAAAGTGGCAACCGAGCAGGGTGCCGACTGTCTGGTGCTGAGTGAGCTGTTCATTTCCGGCTATCCTCCCGAAGACCTCGTTCTGAAACCTGCTTTTCAGCAAGCTTGCCGCGAGCAGGTTGAAAAGCTTGCGGAAATCACCGAAGGGGATGCCCCTGCCATTCTGATCGGCTCGCCATGGGGTGATGGCGAGCGGCTCTATAACGCGGTCTGTCTTCTGGACAACGGCGAAGTGCAGGCCGTGCGCTACAAGGCCGATCTGCCAAACTATGGCGTGTTTGACGAAAAGCGCGTGTTCGCTGCTGGCCCGATGCCGGGACCGATCAATTTGCGCGGTGTTGCCGTAGGGGTGCCGATCTGCGAGGATATCTGGGATCTCGAGGTTTGCGAGTGTCTGGCCGAAACCGGCGCCGAGATGCTGGTGGTTCCCAATGGATCGCCGTTCAATCTCGACAAATGGGAAGTGCGCCAGCAGGTTGCCCTGCAGCGGGTGATCGAAACGGAATTGCCGCTGGTCTATCTCAATCAGGTTGGTGGACAGGACGAACTGGTGTTTGATGGTGCCTCCTTCGCGCTCAACGGGGATCGCTCGCTGGCCATGCAAATGGTCGGCTTTGAGGAAGACCAGAAGGTGCTGGTGGCAGAGCGGATCGATGGCAAATGGAAGCTGTCCGGCCCAATCGAGCCGGTCATGGATAGGGACGCCAGCGCATGGTCTGCCTGCATGCTGGGGCTGAGGGACTATGTCAACAAGAACCGTTTCCCCGGTGTGGTGCTGGGGCTTTCGGGCGGTATCGATTCGGCAATCTGCGCCGCTCTGGCCGTCGATGCGCTGGGCGCCGAGCGCGTCCACTGCGTGATGCTGCCCTATCGCTACACATCCGAGGCGAGCCTCAAGGATGCCGCCGATTGCGCCAAGGCGCTTGGTGCGCGCTATGATATCGTTGACATCGTCAAGCCGGTTGAAGGCTTTGCCAGTGCGCTGTCGGGGCTGTTCGAGGGGACCAGTGAGGGTGTGACCGAGGAAAACCTTCAGTCGCGTGCGCGCGGGACGATCCTGATGGCCATCTCCAACAAGTTCGGCCACATGGTGGTCACCACGGGCAACAAGTCTGAAATGTCGGTTGGCTACGCCACGCTTTATGGCGACATGAACGGCGGCTTCAATCCGATCAAGGATCTCTACAAGATGGCCGTCTATCATCTGGCCGAGTGGCGCAACGCCAACAAGCCTGATGGTGCCATGGGGCCAGCGGGCGAGGTGATCCCTGCCAACATCATTTCCAAGGCACCGACAGCCGAGCTGCGCGAGAACCAGACCGACCAGGACAGCCTGCCGGAATATCCGGTTCTCGACGACATTCTGGAATGTCTGGTCGAGAAGGAAATGAGCATCGACGAGATCGCCGAGCGTGGCCACGATGCCGCGCTGGTGCGCCGCATCGAGCATCTGCTCTATATCGCCGAATACAAGCGTCGGCAGTCTGCGCCGGGCGTTAAGCTCAGCGAGAAGAATTTCGGCCGGGATCGTCGCTATCCGATTACCAACGGGTTCCGTGACCGGGGCTGA
- a CDS encoding Lrp/AsnC family transcriptional regulator, whose amino-acid sequence MSYPSADTRILKALQEDGRLTNQALADKVGLSTSPCWRKVRQLEDSGVIDGYSARINRRAVGLGVLAFIRVKIDSHSEEESEQFARQVQTLDSVVACYSLAGDADFLLQVVAKDLDDYADFAMDEIRRLPRIKEMQSSMVLREIKPFEGYPLSQLK is encoded by the coding sequence ATGTCTTATCCCTCTGCCGACACTCGCATCCTCAAGGCCCTGCAGGAAGATGGTCGCCTGACCAATCAGGCCCTTGCCGACAAGGTCGGGCTTTCCACCTCCCCATGCTGGCGCAAGGTGCGGCAGCTAGAAGACAGCGGCGTCATTGATGGCTATTCGGCCCGGATCAACCGACGCGCGGTCGGCCTCGGCGTTCTGGCGTTCATTCGCGTCAAGATCGACAGCCATAGTGAGGAAGAATCCGAGCAGTTCGCCCGGCAGGTCCAGACCCTTGACAGCGTGGTTGCCTGCTACAGCCTAGCGGGTGACGCAGATTTCCTGCTGCAGGTGGTGGCGAAGGATCTGGATGACTATGCCGATTTTGCGATGGATGAAATCCGTCGCCTGCCCCGCATCAAGGAAATGCAGTCATCGATGGTGTTGCGGGAAATCAAGCCCTTTGAAGGCTATCCCCTCAGCCAACTGAAATAG
- a CDS encoding PQQ-binding-like beta-propeller repeat protein — MRSTTGVNSGARFLGYASKAAMLALIAGLVGCSSVSDFAGDMNPFKTPEDILPGERQALFDTAAVATVEDQSPVSISGAVDFSSWTQAGGTATNNPPNVSFSGQGNRVWSANAAIRGGDSDERAAARPVSVGGRVAVYSPNGQVSVYNVSNGSRIWNQSVRPESEKGTALGGAVTMDSARVFASTGFSELVALDAGTGRRLWTFQMDAPARGAPVVAGNLVLAVSATNSLFAVNVSDGKEVWTFEGIPQGTGLLGSGAPAVSGNMVYFSGTSGELVAIDLKTGESRWSDTIVQGSRRYAISGISAIAGGPVVFDGVVFAASVSGNTIAVRARDGERIWDRSLGSIHTPVVSGNTLFLVDLDDRVVALNRQNGKIRWSSQLPTVRSKKKSTSWAGPVLAGNRLWVTSSDGKMAAVDPKNGQITLTRETKDPVFIPPIAVSGRLITLSGSGRLAAYN, encoded by the coding sequence ATGAGGTCAACAACGGGGGTGAACAGCGGGGCGCGTTTTCTGGGATATGCAAGCAAGGCTGCGATGCTGGCGCTGATCGCCGGTCTCGTTGGTTGCTCGAGCGTATCTGACTTTGCGGGCGACATGAACCCGTTCAAGACACCGGAAGACATTCTGCCCGGTGAGCGCCAGGCCCTGTTTGATACCGCTGCCGTGGCAACGGTGGAAGACCAGTCGCCTGTTTCCATTTCGGGAGCGGTTGATTTCTCTTCCTGGACACAGGCTGGCGGAACGGCAACCAACAATCCCCCGAACGTCTCTTTCAGTGGTCAGGGCAATCGGGTCTGGAGTGCCAATGCTGCCATTCGTGGCGGGGATTCGGATGAACGCGCAGCGGCGCGCCCGGTTTCGGTTGGCGGTCGTGTTGCCGTTTACAGCCCGAATGGGCAGGTGTCGGTCTATAATGTTTCCAACGGCAGCCGCATTTGGAACCAGTCGGTCCGACCTGAAAGCGAGAAGGGGACAGCCCTCGGTGGTGCGGTCACCATGGACAGCGCGCGGGTTTTCGCCTCGACCGGCTTTAGCGAACTGGTCGCTCTTGATGCGGGTACGGGCCGTCGTCTCTGGACTTTCCAGATGGACGCACCGGCACGCGGCGCTCCTGTCGTGGCTGGCAATCTGGTTCTGGCAGTTTCTGCGACCAACTCGCTGTTTGCAGTCAATGTTTCCGATGGCAAGGAAGTCTGGACCTTCGAGGGCATCCCTCAAGGCACCGGTCTTCTGGGTTCGGGTGCACCAGCGGTCAGCGGCAATATGGTCTATTTCTCCGGCACCTCGGGTGAACTGGTTGCGATCGATCTGAAGACTGGCGAAAGCCGCTGGTCCGATACGATTGTTCAGGGCTCCCGTCGCTATGCCATTTCCGGCATTTCGGCCATAGCCGGTGGACCGGTGGTGTTCGACGGCGTTGTCTTTGCGGCCAGTGTGAGCGGCAACACGATTGCTGTTCGGGCGCGGGACGGCGAACGGATTTGGGATCGATCCCTCGGCTCCATTCATACGCCAGTCGTGTCGGGCAACACGCTGTTTCTGGTCGATCTGGATGACCGTGTGGTTGCTCTCAATCGGCAGAATGGCAAAATTCGCTGGTCAAGCCAGCTTCCGACCGTTAGAAGCAAGAAAAAGAGCACCAGCTGGGCTGGGCCTGTTCTGGCAGGAAACCGCCTCTGGGTAACGTCCAGCGACGGCAAGATGGCTGCGGTTGATCCGAAAAATGGTCAGATCACCTTGACGCGGGAAACCAAAGACCCTGTCTTCATTCCGCCGATTGCTGTCAGCGGTCGTCTGATTACACTGAGCGGATCGGGTCGCCTGGCTGCTTACAACTAG
- a CDS encoding L,D-transpeptidase, whose translation MMLRRVFISLACSLACMAAFASSGFASTAKATPKEETIIDAMRSQPIFGQLRLLGDTASATKASTRKPIVAKIDISKQRMNVYVNGHITHSWKVSTARSGYFTPRGEYAPYRMHTMWRSRKYNNAPMPYAVFFHKGWAIHGTTSISRLGRPASHGCVRLHPDNAKTLFKLIKSAGGMKSARVIISN comes from the coding sequence ATGATGCTGCGACGAGTATTCATTTCACTGGCCTGCTCATTGGCCTGCATGGCTGCTTTCGCCAGCAGCGGCTTTGCATCAACAGCGAAGGCAACGCCAAAAGAAGAAACCATCATTGATGCGATGAGAAGCCAACCAATCTTCGGTCAGCTGCGCCTGCTCGGCGACACCGCATCCGCGACAAAGGCCTCGACCAGGAAGCCGATTGTTGCCAAGATCGATATTTCCAAACAGCGCATGAATGTCTATGTCAATGGCCACATCACCCACAGCTGGAAGGTCTCGACTGCGCGGAGCGGCTATTTCACGCCGCGCGGGGAATATGCCCCCTATCGCATGCACACCATGTGGCGCTCGCGGAAATACAACAACGCGCCGATGCCCTACGCGGTCTTCTTTCACAAGGGCTGGGCAATCCATGGAACAACATCCATTTCGCGCCTTGGCCGCCCAGCCTCCCATGGCTGCGTGCGCCTGCACCCGGACAACGCCAAAACCCTGTTCAAGCTGATCAAATCAGCCGGCGGCATGAAATCCGCCAGGGTCATCATTTCCAACTAA
- the der gene encoding ribosome biogenesis GTPase Der, whose protein sequence is MKLNVAIVGRPNVGKSTLFNRLVGKKLALVDDRPGVTRDRRESDAQLGDLHINIIDTAGLEVAEEDALETRMRLQTEEAIGMADVVLFMMDARAGITPMDEYFAAMVRKAGKPTVLLANKSEGRASDAGYYEAFSLGLGDPVPLSAEHGIGMADLYEQLVKYDDAKKAELGPKEDDDIEAALAEDEGPLVDVDIEDDEAETPLYDPTKPLRVAIVGRPNAGKSTLINHLIGQDRLLTGPEAGITRDSISVNWEFRDRKFKLFDTAGMRRKARVQEKLEKLSVSDALRSIQFAEVVVVTLDVTKPFEKQDLQIADLVAREGRAIVIALNKWDLVENPQEMLADLREKAERLLPQMRNVPLIPVSGLTGRNLDRLMKAVLDIYEVWNRRVSTSRLNRWLNDSTQGHPPPAVGGRRIKIRYATQIKARPPTFVVMCSRPEDLPDSYQRYLLNDLRDTFDIPAVPVRLLLRRGDNPYAAKAAKRKIY, encoded by the coding sequence ATGAAACTGAATGTGGCCATAGTCGGCCGACCCAATGTAGGCAAATCCACGCTGTTCAACCGTCTGGTTGGCAAGAAGCTGGCGCTTGTCGATGACCGCCCCGGGGTAACCCGAGATCGGCGCGAGAGCGACGCACAACTGGGCGATTTGCATATCAATATCATTGATACCGCCGGGCTTGAAGTTGCCGAGGAAGATGCGCTGGAGACGCGCATGCGCCTGCAGACCGAAGAAGCCATCGGCATGGCTGATGTGGTGCTGTTCATGATGGATGCCCGTGCGGGCATCACGCCGATGGATGAGTATTTCGCGGCTATGGTGCGCAAGGCTGGCAAGCCGACTGTGCTGCTTGCCAACAAGTCCGAAGGACGCGCCTCGGATGCGGGCTATTATGAAGCCTTTTCGCTGGGCCTTGGCGATCCTGTGCCTCTTTCCGCCGAGCATGGCATCGGCATGGCCGATCTCTACGAGCAGCTTGTCAAGTATGATGATGCCAAGAAAGCGGAACTTGGCCCCAAAGAAGACGATGATATCGAGGCGGCGCTGGCTGAAGACGAGGGACCGCTCGTTGACGTCGACATCGAGGACGATGAAGCCGAAACACCACTCTACGACCCGACCAAACCCCTGCGGGTGGCGATTGTCGGGCGACCGAATGCTGGCAAGTCGACCCTGATCAACCATCTCATAGGGCAGGACCGCTTGTTGACCGGCCCCGAGGCTGGTATCACGCGCGATTCCATCTCGGTGAACTGGGAGTTCCGGGATCGCAAGTTCAAGCTGTTCGATACCGCAGGCATGCGCCGCAAGGCGCGGGTGCAGGAAAAGCTGGAAAAGCTGTCCGTGTCCGACGCCCTGCGTTCAATCCAGTTTGCCGAAGTGGTTGTCGTGACCCTTGACGTGACCAAGCCGTTCGAGAAGCAGGATCTGCAGATCGCCGATCTGGTGGCCAGGGAAGGGCGGGCGATCGTCATTGCCCTCAACAAGTGGGACCTGGTCGAGAACCCTCAGGAGATGCTGGCCGATCTGCGCGAGAAGGCCGAGCGGCTGCTGCCGCAGATGCGCAATGTTCCGCTTATTCCGGTGTCCGGCCTGACGGGCAGGAATCTGGACCGGCTGATGAAGGCGGTGCTCGATATTTACGAGGTCTGGAACCGTCGTGTTTCCACCTCGCGTCTCAACCGCTGGCTGAATGACTCCACCCAGGGGCACCCGCCACCGGCCGTTGGTGGTCGTCGTATCAAGATCCGCTATGCAACGCAGATCAAGGCGCGCCCGCCAACCTTCGTGGTCATGTGCTCGCGGCCCGAGGATCTGCCGGACAGCTATCAGCGTTATCTTCTCAACGATTTGAGGGATACCTTTGATATTCCAGCGGTTCCTGTTCGGCTGCTGCTGCGCAGAGGGGACAACCCCTATGCTGCAAAAGCGGCCAAGCGCAAGATTTACTAG